ACGCCGCTGCCGCAACGTCTCCATACAATCCCGATTGACAATCCAGCGCCAGCCGCCCAAAAATTTGATCGACTGGTCAAATTTCAGACCGACAAGGGAGCTTAGGGACATCATGGAATTCGGGATCACCTTCAAGGGCTTCGTCGAAGCCGAGCGGGCGCGCTATCTGGTGCGCGCCGCCGAATATGCGGGCTTTTCCTATTGCTGGTTCTATGACAGCCACATTCTCTGGCGCGATTGCTACGCCGCCATCGCCATGTGCATGGAACACACCACCGATATGCGCTTCGGCCCGCTGGTGACCAATCCCGATGTGCGCGACTGGTCGGTCGCCGCCTCCATTTTCGGCTCGCTCTCCAAGCAGTCGGGCGGCCGCTTCGATCTCGCCGTGGGGCGCGGCGACAGTTCCATGCGCGTCATGGGCAAGAAGCCGGCCACCCTCAAGCGCGTCGCCGAATTCATCGACAAGACCAAGGCCATGGTGCGCGGCGAGGAAGTCAGCTATGGCGACATCCCCGCCGCGGTGAAATTCCCCTGGGCCATCGGCCACGACATGCCCAGCTGGATCGCCGCCTATGGCCCGCTGGCGCTCAAGACCGCCGGCGAACACGCCGATGGCGTCGTCTTGCAGATCGCCGATCCGGGCCTGTGCAAATGGTTCACCGACCAATGTATCGAAGCCGGCAAGGCGGCGGGCAAGGACATGGCCAATTTCCGCTCCATGGCCGCCGCCCCCGCCTATTTCGGCGACAAGAAGCGCGCCATCGAACATGTGAAATGGTTCCCGGCCATGGTCGGCAACCACGTCGCCGACATCGTCGAGAAATACGGCGCCGACAGCGACAAGGTGCCCGCCAGCCTCACCTCCTATATCGAAAAGCGCCGCGGCTACGACTATTCCAAGCACGGCCAGGCCGATAATCCCTATCTCGACTTCATCACCGACGATGTGGTGGAAAGCTTCTGCGTGCTGGGCGAGCCCGACGAGCACATCGCCAAGGTCCGCGATCTCGAAGCCGCCGGCATCACCCAGTTCAACATCTATCTCGACTCGGGCGACGAGGAAGAAGTCATCGCCAATTACGGCCGCCACGTGATCCCGGCATTTCGCTGAGCACGGCCCGTCCCACCGGCAAAGCATCGGCTCCTGCATTCCCCTCCCCCTTGAGGGGAGGGCATCGCATATGGACCGAGCGGCCATGAGCTTGGCCCGATCATCGCTCGTCACCCTCGCGCTCGACGCGAAGGTCCTTGTTTATGGAAGCTGCCGCAAGAGCCCTCGCGTCGAGCGCGAGGGTGACGAGCCATAGACGATAGCCCTGGTCTTGAGGACCTACCCCAGCTCCACCACAAACCGGAACACCGCGCTCCCCTCCCACCACATGGGGAAATTGGTGCCCCATTTATTATTGTAGAGGTTGAACCTCAGCCCCGCCCCGAAATCGGGGATTTCCGGCTGGAACGGCATGAACGGCGCTGCCGCCGGCATCGCCAGGGCGCTGTCCAGCGGCGTCATGGTCACCTGCCCGTTCCGCACCGCCTCGACCGCCTGCAATTGCCCGCCGCCGCGGCGCACCACGTTGTCGCCCCGGTTCCACAGGCCCAGCTTGCGCAATTCCCAGCCCTCGCCGCCCGCCGGCGTCAGGTTCAGGAACCCCGCTTCCGGCATGCGATTGGCCGGCTTGTCGCGCAGCACCAGCATCAGTTCGAGCCGGTTTTCATCCAGGCCGCGAATGGCGATATCGACGCGGCGCGGCGCGCCCAATTGCGCTTGCGCTTCTTCCGGCATCTGGCCCGACGCCACCCGCCCGGAGCCATCCACCCCCAGATGCAGCGGCGCGAAACATG
This genomic stretch from Devosia sp. YIM 151766 harbors:
- a CDS encoding TIGR03842 family LLM class F420-dependent oxidoreductase — protein: MEFGITFKGFVEAERARYLVRAAEYAGFSYCWFYDSHILWRDCYAAIAMCMEHTTDMRFGPLVTNPDVRDWSVAASIFGSLSKQSGGRFDLAVGRGDSSMRVMGKKPATLKRVAEFIDKTKAMVRGEEVSYGDIPAAVKFPWAIGHDMPSWIAAYGPLALKTAGEHADGVVLQIADPGLCKWFTDQCIEAGKAAGKDMANFRSMAAAPAYFGDKKRAIEHVKWFPAMVGNHVADIVEKYGADSDKVPASLTSYIEKRRGYDYSKHGQADNPYLDFITDDVVESFCVLGEPDEHIAKVRDLEAAGITQFNIYLDSGDEEEVIANYGRHVIPAFR